The DNA sequence GTCCGGGATAGCGGGGGGCGGCTCACGGGGTGCGGGACCGCACCCCTCCGGCCACGTCGGTCCGCTCCCGCACCGGCCCGTCCGCCCGTACGCCCCGACAGGTCCCGCCCCGTACGGCGGCGCAGGACCGCGAACGCGGCGGCGGTGGCGAGGGCGGCGACCGCCGGCACGTAGCCGGTCGCGGGGATGACGCCCTGGGTCCGGGCGAGGCGGGCGGTGCCGGACTGCTGTGCGCGGCGGTGGCGCCGGTCGCGCCGGAGCCGGGCCGGTGGCGGGCCGGCGTGCGCGGCAGGCTCAGGTTTCCGTCCGGTACATCAGGTCCACCTCGTGGGTGACGAAGCCCAGCCGCTCGTAGACGGAGACCGCCGCCTTGTTGTCGGCGTCGACGTAGAGCATGGCCGTCGGCAGCCCCCGGTCCGCCAGATGCCGCAGCCCGATCGTCGTCAGCGACTTGCCGAGGCCGCCGCCCTGGGCGCCGGGGTTCACCCCGAGGACGTACACCTCGCCCAGCCGCTCCTCGGCGTGCACCTTGGTCCAGTGGAAGCCGACGAGCCGGCCGTCCCGCTCGGCCAGGAAGAAGCCCTCGGGGTCGAACCACGGCTCGGCCTTGCGGTCGTCGAGGTCGCGCTGGGTGAGGGAGCCCTGTTCGGGGTGGTGGGCGAAGGCGGCGGCGTTCACCGCGAGCCAGGCCGCGTCGTCCTGCCCGGGCACGAAGGTGCGCACGCTCACGCCCTCCGGCAGCACCGGGTCGGGCAGGTCGAGCCCGGCCAGGGGCCGCCGCATCTGGCGCAGTTCCCGGAACAGCGTCAGCCCGAGGACCTGCGCGAGGTGCCGGGCTGCGGAGTGACCGCCGTGCGCCCACACCCGCAGCCGCTTGCCGGAGGCCGCGAGCAGCGCCGCGCCCAGGGCCCGCCCGTGACCGTTCCCCCGGTGCGAGGGGTGCACCACCAGTTCGGCGGCCGGCGGCTCCACCGGGTCGGTGTCCTCCAGCTGCGCGTAGCCGACGAGTTCACCGTCGACGGACAGCAGCAGATGGGACACGCCCGCCCGCTCCCCGCCGCGCAGCTGCAGCCGCCCCTGCTCGGACACCGCCTGCTGGCCGTCGGTCCGGGCGGCCTCCGCGAGCAGGGCGAGGACCGCCTCGGTCTGCTCGGGGGCGAGCGCGGCATAGGTCTGGAGCGAGCGGGGGCGGCCGGGCCGTGCGATGTCGTCGCTGGTCATGCGTACGAGGGTACGGGGAGGGCGCGGCGAGGACGCCGCATATCGGGCGATACCGGTGCCCCTGAAAGGTAAACCAGGATGTAACCATGAAGACCCTGTCGCGCTACGCGCGTTGACCCTAGGCTGCGCCGGTACCCAATCGGACCCACATGGGGGGCGCATGCCAGCCACATCCCCGGCGCACCACCAGCGCCGCAGACGCCGTACCACCCGTCTCCTCGCGACCGCCGTCGGCGTGCTCACCGCCGGGGCGCTGGCCGCCGCCCTGCCCGGCTCGGCGAGCGCCGGCGAGGACGGCGCGGACAAGGGCGCCGCGCACGGCCCCGGCCGCTACCAGGACGTCCAGCTGCTGTCCTTCAACGACCTGCACGGCAACCTCGAGCCCCCGGCGGGCTCCTCGGGCCGGGTCACCGAACTGCAGCACGACGGCACGACGAAGAGCGTCGACGCGGGCGGCGTGGAGTACCTCGCCACCCACCTGCGCCAGGCCCGCGAGGGCAACCGGTACTCCATCACCGCCGCCGGCGGCGACATGGTCGGCGCGTCCCCCCTGCTCTCCGGCCTGTTCCACGACGAGCCCACCATCGAGGCGCTCAACAAGCTCGACCTGGACGTCACCTCGGTCGGCAACCACGAGTTCGACGAGGGCGCCAGGGAACTCGGCCGCCTGCAGAACGGCGGCTGCCACCCCACCGACGGCTGCTACTCCGACGAGGAGTTCGAGGGCGCCGACTTCCCGTACCTGGCGGCGAACGTCCTGGACGAGAAGACCGGCAAGCCGGTCCTCGACCCGTACTGGGTGTGGAAGAAGAACGGCGTCAAGGTCGGCTTCATCGGCGTCACCCTGGAGGGCACCCCGGACATCGTCTCCGCCGAGGGCGTCAAGGGCCTGTCCTTCAAGGACGAGGTCGAGACGATCAACAAGTACGCCAAGGTGCTCCAGCGCCAGGGCGTGAAGTCGGTCGTCGCCCTCATCCACGAGGGCGGCTTCCCGGCGTCCACCGCCTACAACTACGACTGCGACGCCCCGGGCGCCGGCGACGGCATCTCCGGCCCGATCGCGGACATCGCCAAGAACGTCACGCCGCAGGTGGACGCGCTGGTCACCGGCCACACCCACAACGCGTACGTGTGCACGATCCCGGACCCGGCGGGCAAGCCCCGCATGGTCACCTCGGCCGCGTCCTTCGGCCGCCTCTACACCGACACCACGCTGACCTACGACCGCGCGACCGGCGACATCGCCCGTACGGCCGTGAAGTCCGCGAACCACGTCGTCACCCGGGACGTCCCCAAGGCGCCCGACATGACCGCGCTGATCGACGAGTGGAACACCCTCGCCGCCCCCATCGGCAACCGTCCGATCGGCTACATCTCCGGCGACATCAACCGCGACGGCACCGAGTCCCCGCTGGGCGACCTCATCGCCGACGCGCAACTGGCGTACGCCAAGGGCCTGGACGCGGAGACCGACCTCGCGCTGATGAACCCCGGCGGCATCCGGGCGCCCCTGACCTACGCGGCCAAGGCCGGTGAGGGCGACGGCGTGGTGACCTACGCCGAGGGCTTCACCGTCCAGCCGTTCGCCAACACGGTCAACCTCCAGGACTTCACCGGCGCGCAGCTCGTCCAGATCCTCAAGGAGCAGGTGAGCGGCCCGAACGAGGCGGCCGTGAAGATCCTCCAGGTCTCCTCGGGCCTGACCTACACCCTGGACCTGACGAAGACGGGCGCGGACCGCGTGGTCACGGACTCGATCCGGCTGAACGGCGCGCCCCTCGACCCGGCCGCCACCTACCGCGTCGCGTCCAACAGCTTCCTCGCGGGCGGCGGCGACGGCTTCCCGACCCTGGGCCAGGGCACGAACGACCTGGTCGGCGAGGACGACCTGACCGCCCTGGAGCAGTACCTGACGGCCAACTCCTCGGCCACCGCCCCGATCGCCCCGCCGAAGGCGGACCGCATCACGGTCGTGCGGTAACCACCGGAGGGACCCCTGGGGGAACCACCACGGAACCACCACCGGGACGGGGCCGGTGCGCGACGCCGGGACGTCGTGCACCGGCCCCGTCCCCGTGCGTGGCGTGTCCTGCGCCGGGCACCGGCCGTGGTGGGTCACGCTTCGACGGACGGACGCCATCACGGCGGGAGGGTCAGGAGGGTGACACGGATGCTGGTGCTCGGACGCTCGCAGGTGGAGCGACTGCTCGATCCGGACGCGCTGATCGACGCGCTGGCCGGGGCGATGGCCGATCTCAGCGCGGGCCGTGCCTCCGCTCCCGGCCGCATCGCCGCCCTGGTGCCCGACCGGGAGGGCTTCCTGGCCGCCATGCCCGGCCACGTGCCCTCCGCCGGGGTGCTGGCGGGCAAGCTGGTCTCCCTCTTCCCGCGCAACGCCGGAACCGCGCTGCCCACCCACCAGGCACTGATCGTGATGTTCGACCCCGGTACCGGCGAGCCCGTCGCCCTGTTGGACGGCACCGCCATCACCGCGGCCCGCACCGGCGCCTGCTCGGCGCTCTCCGCCCGGCTGCTGGCCCGGGCGGACGCGTCGGTGCTGGCCGTCCTGGGCACCGGGGTGCAGGCCCGCTCCCACGCCCGCGCGATGTGCAGGGTGCGCCCGGTCCGGGAGATCCGGGTGGCCGGGCGCGATCCGGCGAAGGCGGCGGCCCTGGCCCGGGAACTCTCCGCCGAACTGGACGCCGACGTACGGGCGGTGGCCACCTACGCCGAGGCCGCCGACGGCGCCGACATCGTCGCCGCCACCACGCACGCCCTGGAACCCGTCGTCCGCCGCCCCTGGATCGCCCCCGGGACCCACATCACCTCGGTGGGCTACAACCCGGCCGGCCGGGAGGTCGACGACGCCACCGTGGCCGACGCCCTGGTGTGCGTGGAGTCCCGGGAGGCCGCGCTCGCCCCGTTCCCGACCGGCAGCAACGACCTCCTGGACCCGATCCGCGACGGCGTCGTCACGGCGGACCACGTCCACGCCGAACTGGGCGAACTAATCCTGGGCCGCCGCCCCGGCCGGGAGTCGGCCGACCGGATCACCCTCTACAAGTCGGTCGGCGTGGCGGTGCAGGACGCCGCCGCCGCGGCGCTGGTCCTCGCCGCGGCGCGGGAGCGGGGGGCCGGCGAGCGGATCAGTCTGCGGTAGGGGCCCACACGACGGCCTGCGCCACGATCACCCGCTCACCGTCGAAGGTGACGGCGGGCCCCTCGTGCAGCCGGTACCCCCGCTCCAGCGCCTCGCTCACCCGGCGGCAGAACGCCGCGTCGTCGGGTCCGGTCAGTACGCGGTACACGGGCAGCCCGTCCGGTGGTGTCGTCATGCGCCCACGGTGTCACAGCCGCCCGCCCGCCGCGCCCGCCCCGACGCCCCCGGCGTCAGGACGCCGTGGGCGTCCAGCCGGCCAGCCAGTCCGCGACCTCCTGGGACGCCGCCTGGGAGTCCGTCAGGTGCGGACGGTCGCCGCTCGCCGACCCGGAGCCGGGGCCCGTGTTCCGGTACTCGGCGAAGCGGTCGTCCTTCCAGGAGAAGCCGCCCATGTCGGTCCACGGCGTGGTGCGGATCGCCGCGCCGAGGGTGGTGTTGCGGACCGTGGTCTGCGGGTCGAGGGAGGCGTCGCCGCCCGCGTGCCAGGGCCGGCCGAGGTAGAAGGTGCGGTCGGAGACGTCGCCGTTCACCGCGGAGTTGGCGATGAGGATGCCCTTGCGGTTCGCGGCCGTGCTCGGCGCCGTGACGTAGCCGGCCGACGTGCCGTCCCAGCGCTTCTTCAGGGTGATGACGGAGCGGTCGATCACCGCGGTCGCCCGGCCGAAGATGAAGTCGACGTTCCCGACGACGTAGGAGTTGGTGACGTACACCCGCCCGAGCCGGTCCTTGGCGGCCGTGTCGAGGAGGAGGGTGTCCTGGTCGCCCTCGACGATCACGCCGTCGAGGAAGACCCGGTCGGCCGCCGTGCGCAGGGCGACCGCCTGGTGGCCGGAGAGGGACTGGTTGGCGCGCTCGTCGAAGTCGTTGGAGATCGTCAGGTTGCGGGCCTGGAAGTCGTCGGCCTCGACGGCGACCGTGGCGCTGCCGGAGGTGCCGTGGTTCCCCGAACCGTCCGGCTTCGGCGTGCCGGCCGCGTTGTTGAAGACGATCACCGTGTCCTTGCGGCTGGCGCCGGTGCCCTGGAAGGTGACGTGCGGCTTGGTGGAGGGGACCTTCACCGTCTCGCGGTACGTGCCCGGCTTGATGGAGATCACCACGCGGGAGGCGTTGTTCGCGGGGACCGCGTTCACCGCCGCCTGGACCGTCCGGTACTGGCCGGTGCCGTCCTTGGCGACGGTGAGGGTCGTGGCCGCCGCGGCCTTCGGCGCGACGTCCGCCGCCGCCGACGCCGTCGTGCCGATGGTCGGACGCGGGCCCGTGCCCGACTTCAGCAGGGACGGCACGTTCGCCGCGCTGTCGAGGGTGTAGGAGTAGTACGCCTTCGGGTCGAAGGCCGTACCGCCGCTCTCGTTGCGGCCCGACGTGCCCGAGAAGATGTTGCCGCGCTGGACGATCGTCGCCGTCGCGTCCTTGATGACCGGGTTCTTCATGCCCTGGAAGTAGCTGTTCTCCAGGACCATCCGGGTGCCGCCGCGCGAGTAGTTGCCGTACGAGGAGTTGATGCTCGTGCCGGCGACGTCCTCCAGGTAGTTGTTGTAGAGGTGCGCGTGGGCGGCGTTGTCCGTGGACGGGTTGCGCTGCTCGGTCTCGCGGAACCAGTTGTGGTGGATCGTGATGTCCGTCGTGACGTTCTCGGTCCAGCCGATGCCGAAGGTCTTGTTGTTCTGGCTCAGCTCGTTCCAGGAGACCGTCACGTACGTGCTGTCCTTGCGGACGTCGATCAGCCCGTCCGCCATGTTCCGCAGGTCGTTGTGGTCGATCCAGACGTGGTGCGCGCCGTCCATCTGGACCGCGTCGAAGTCGTGGTCCTTGTCGTTCCAGATGCCCTGGTAGGCGTCCCGGATCGTCAGGTTGCGGATGATCACGTTGTGCACGCCCTGGCCGAGGAAGAAGCCCCCGCCGACGAGGTGCCCGGACGTGCCGGAGCCCACGATCGTCTTGTCGGAGGCGACCTTGATCTCCTTGCCGACCGGGTTCATCGTGATCGTCCCGGCCACGACGATGACGTACGGCTCGGCGGCGGTGGCGTACTTCTCCAGGTCCGCCTGTGTGCGCACGGTGACGGTCTGCCCGTCCCGGCCGCCGTACGTGCCGTTCTGGCCGAGCGCGTTCACCGAGGCGAAGCCGTCGGCGGTGGCCGTGGCCCAGGCGGGGGCCGCGGCGGAGGTGACGTCGGAGGCGGCGGACGCCAGTTGGGGGGTGATGGCGCCGGGACCGGCGCCGTACACCGCCAGTGAGGCGGTGGCGAGGGTCAGCGGCAGGCCGACGGCCAGGAGCTTCCTGCTGCGGCGGTGACGCGCAGTGCTGCGGTGCTCGCTCATGCGGCGATCCGTTCCGTGTGGGGGGAGGGGACACGGGTCGGTCGCCGCCCGGCACGGAAAGGTTGCCGCCCCGTCAGACGACGTCCGGCGGGGGTGTCGGCGCGCCCGGCAGCCGGATCGTGGCCGTCGTGCCGCCGCCCTCGGCCGGGGCCAGGGTCACCTCACCGCCCGCCTGCTGGACCGTGCGGGCCACGATGGACAGGCCGAGTCCGGAACCGGGCAGGGCGCGGGCACCGGGCGAGCGCCAGAACCGGTCGAAGACGTGGGGGAGTTCGTCGGCGGGGATACCGGGGCCGCGGTCGCGGACGGTGAGGACACCGTCCGCCAGGCGTACGTCGATCGTGCCGCCCTCCGGGCTGAACTTCACGGCGTTGTCCAGGACGTTGACCACCGCCCGCTCCAGCGCGGACGGCTCCGCCCGTACGTACCAGGGGTGGACGTCCGCCGTGATCGTCAGCTCGGGACCGCGCAGCCGGGCGCGGCGCAGCGCCGACCCGACGGCGTCCTGCCAGGCGACGATCTGCGCCCGGTCCGCGTGCTGGCCGGTGTCCGGGCGGGACAGTTCCTGGAGGTCCCCGATGAGCGCGGCCAGCTCGGTCATCTGCGCCTTGACGGAGGCGAGCAGCGCCTTGCGGTCGGCGGGCGGGAGCGGGCGGCCCGTCTCCTCGCTGCGGGTGAGCAGTTCGATGTTGGTGCGCAGCGAGGTGAGCGGGGTGCGCAGTTCGTGGCCGGCGTCCGCGATGAGCTGCTGCTGGAGGTCGCGGGAGCTGGCGAGGGCGGAGGTCATGGAGTTGAAGGAGCGGGAGAGGCGGGCGATCTCGTCCTCGCTGTCGTCGCCGACGGGGATGCGGACGGTGAGGTCCTCGGTGCGGGCCACGTGCTCCACCGCCCGGGTCAGTTCGTCCACGGGGCGCAGTGCGGTGCGGGCCACCCAGAGGCCGGCGGCGGCGGCCCCCACGACCCCGGCGCCCGCGACGAAGACCAGCACCAGCGCCAGGTTGCTGAGGGAGCTGTTCACCTCGCTCAGCGGGCGCGCGGCGGACACGGCGACGTTCTGCAGGCCGGGCACGGTGTAGGTGAAGACCCGGTACTGCCCGCCGTCGGACCCCGTCGCCTCGTGCAGCGCGTCGGGGGCCGTGCCCTCGGCCACGGCGCGGTCGGCGCCGGTGAGCGGGACCTCCTCCGTGCCGATGATGAGGCAGCTCCCGCCCTTGCCGTCCACGAGCTGTACGGACGAGCCGAAGGGGTTCTCCTCGTGGGTGACGGGGTCGTGGGCGCACAGACCGGTGCGCAGGTTGAGGTACTTGCTCACCTGCTGCCCGTCCATCCGGTTCGCCCTCAGGGCCTCGTCCAGCGAGCTCACCAGCACGCTCTTCACCACGAACCAGCACGCCACCGCCACCGCCGCCACCGCGAACGCCAC is a window from the Streptomyces capillispiralis genome containing:
- the mshD gene encoding mycothiol synthase, which gives rise to MTSDDIARPGRPRSLQTYAALAPEQTEAVLALLAEAARTDGQQAVSEQGRLQLRGGERAGVSHLLLSVDGELVGYAQLEDTDPVEPPAAELVVHPSHRGNGHGRALGAALLAASGKRLRVWAHGGHSAARHLAQVLGLTLFRELRQMRRPLAGLDLPDPVLPEGVSVRTFVPGQDDAAWLAVNAAAFAHHPEQGSLTQRDLDDRKAEPWFDPEGFFLAERDGRLVGFHWTKVHAEERLGEVYVLGVNPGAQGGGLGKSLTTIGLRHLADRGLPTAMLYVDADNKAAVSVYERLGFVTHEVDLMYRTET
- a CDS encoding bifunctional metallophosphatase/5'-nucleotidase, with the protein product MPATSPAHHQRRRRRTTRLLATAVGVLTAGALAAALPGSASAGEDGADKGAAHGPGRYQDVQLLSFNDLHGNLEPPAGSSGRVTELQHDGTTKSVDAGGVEYLATHLRQAREGNRYSITAAGGDMVGASPLLSGLFHDEPTIEALNKLDLDVTSVGNHEFDEGARELGRLQNGGCHPTDGCYSDEEFEGADFPYLAANVLDEKTGKPVLDPYWVWKKNGVKVGFIGVTLEGTPDIVSAEGVKGLSFKDEVETINKYAKVLQRQGVKSVVALIHEGGFPASTAYNYDCDAPGAGDGISGPIADIAKNVTPQVDALVTGHTHNAYVCTIPDPAGKPRMVTSAASFGRLYTDTTLTYDRATGDIARTAVKSANHVVTRDVPKAPDMTALIDEWNTLAAPIGNRPIGYISGDINRDGTESPLGDLIADAQLAYAKGLDAETDLALMNPGGIRAPLTYAAKAGEGDGVVTYAEGFTVQPFANTVNLQDFTGAQLVQILKEQVSGPNEAAVKILQVSSGLTYTLDLTKTGADRVVTDSIRLNGAPLDPAATYRVASNSFLAGGGDGFPTLGQGTNDLVGEDDLTALEQYLTANSSATAPIAPPKADRITVVR
- a CDS encoding ornithine cyclodeaminase family protein, coding for MLVLGRSQVERLLDPDALIDALAGAMADLSAGRASAPGRIAALVPDREGFLAAMPGHVPSAGVLAGKLVSLFPRNAGTALPTHQALIVMFDPGTGEPVALLDGTAITAARTGACSALSARLLARADASVLAVLGTGVQARSHARAMCRVRPVREIRVAGRDPAKAAALARELSAELDADVRAVATYAEAADGADIVAATTHALEPVVRRPWIAPGTHITSVGYNPAGREVDDATVADALVCVESREAALAPFPTGSNDLLDPIRDGVVTADHVHAELGELILGRRPGRESADRITLYKSVGVAVQDAAAAALVLAAARERGAGERISLR
- a CDS encoding DUF1737 domain-containing protein, encoding MTTPPDGLPVYRVLTGPDDAAFCRRVSEALERGYRLHEGPAVTFDGERVIVAQAVVWAPTAD
- a CDS encoding pectinesterase family protein, whose translation is MSEHRSTARHRRSRKLLAVGLPLTLATASLAVYGAGPGAITPQLASAASDVTSAAAPAWATATADGFASVNALGQNGTYGGRDGQTVTVRTQADLEKYATAAEPYVIVVAGTITMNPVGKEIKVASDKTIVGSGTSGHLVGGGFFLGQGVHNVIIRNLTIRDAYQGIWNDKDHDFDAVQMDGAHHVWIDHNDLRNMADGLIDVRKDSTYVTVSWNELSQNNKTFGIGWTENVTTDITIHHNWFRETEQRNPSTDNAAHAHLYNNYLEDVAGTSINSSYGNYSRGGTRMVLENSYFQGMKNPVIKDATATIVQRGNIFSGTSGRNESGGTAFDPKAYYSYTLDSAANVPSLLKSGTGPRPTIGTTASAAADVAPKAAAATTLTVAKDGTGQYRTVQAAVNAVPANNASRVVISIKPGTYRETVKVPSTKPHVTFQGTGASRKDTVIVFNNAAGTPKPDGSGNHGTSGSATVAVEADDFQARNLTISNDFDERANQSLSGHQAVALRTAADRVFLDGVIVEGDQDTLLLDTAAKDRLGRVYVTNSYVVGNVDFIFGRATAVIDRSVITLKKRWDGTSAGYVTAPSTAANRKGILIANSAVNGDVSDRTFYLGRPWHAGGDASLDPQTTVRNTTLGAAIRTTPWTDMGGFSWKDDRFAEYRNTGPGSGSASGDRPHLTDSQAASQEVADWLAGWTPTAS
- a CDS encoding sensor histidine kinase, encoding MSGLVRRVRALPIRARLSLLVAAAVAFAVAAVAVACWFVVKSVLVSSLDEALRANRMDGQQVSKYLNLRTGLCAHDPVTHEENPFGSSVQLVDGKGGSCLIIGTEEVPLTGADRAVAEGTAPDALHEATGSDGGQYRVFTYTVPGLQNVAVSAARPLSEVNSSLSNLALVLVFVAGAGVVGAAAAGLWVARTALRPVDELTRAVEHVARTEDLTVRIPVGDDSEDEIARLSRSFNSMTSALASSRDLQQQLIADAGHELRTPLTSLRTNIELLTRSEETGRPLPPADRKALLASVKAQMTELAALIGDLQELSRPDTGQHADRAQIVAWQDAVGSALRRARLRGPELTITADVHPWYVRAEPSALERAVVNVLDNAVKFSPEGGTIDVRLADGVLTVRDRGPGIPADELPHVFDRFWRSPGARALPGSGLGLSIVARTVQQAGGEVTLAPAEGGGTTATIRLPGAPTPPPDVV